From Streptomyces sp. NBC_01754, a single genomic window includes:
- a CDS encoding TetR/AcrR family transcriptional regulator, with translation MTTERRTGRRAPAGAAVLREDVTDAIRGAVFEELAAVGFARMSIEGIARRAGVGKTAVYRRWKSKLHLVLDLVAAVAAQGMPAPATGSLYGDVRSVLELAAYALRHPVASQVIPDLLVEAARNPEISGAVKAALLDQRQGVAAVVVRSAVERGELPEGSDPDRALDLIVGPLYWRLAVVRGELPKGYLDDLAASAVRALKG, from the coding sequence ATGACCACCGAACGGCGAACAGGCCGCCGCGCCCCGGCAGGTGCCGCGGTGCTGCGGGAGGATGTGACCGACGCGATTCGCGGTGCCGTCTTCGAGGAACTGGCCGCAGTGGGTTTCGCGCGGATGTCGATCGAGGGCATCGCCCGGCGCGCGGGGGTCGGCAAGACCGCCGTCTACCGCCGCTGGAAGTCCAAGCTGCACCTCGTCCTCGACCTGGTCGCGGCCGTCGCGGCCCAGGGCATGCCCGCACCGGCGACGGGTTCGCTGTACGGGGACGTGCGGTCCGTGCTGGAGCTCGCCGCGTACGCCCTGCGCCACCCGGTGGCCTCGCAGGTCATCCCCGATCTGCTGGTCGAGGCGGCCCGTAATCCGGAGATCTCCGGCGCCGTCAAGGCCGCGCTGCTGGACCAGCGGCAGGGGGTCGCCGCCGTCGTGGTCCGGTCGGCGGTCGAGCGCGGCGAACTGCCCGAGGGCAGCGACCCGGACCGTGCGCTGGACCTGATCGTCGGACCGCTCTACTGGCGCCTCGCGGTGGTCCGCGGGGAGCTGCCGAAGGGGTACCTGGACGATCTCGCCGCCTCGGCGGTCCGGGCGCTCAAGGGCTGA
- a CDS encoding ABC transporter permease codes for MVSQTAAPPAPAPPSLLPTYEPGELAALAARHGLTVSGARPDLLEYVRQLWGRRHFITAFATAKLTAQYSQAKLGQIWQIMTPLLNAAVYYFIFGVLLNTKRGVPDFVPFLVTGVFIWTFTASSITAGTRAISGNTGLVRALHFPRASLPIALALQQLQQLLFSLGALFLILLAFGQYPRPSWLLAAPALALQTLFNTGVSMVMARVAAKTPDIAQLMPFVLRTWMYASGVMWSLDQLLTEDRVPSYVLLALECNPAAVYIDLMRYALIDSFTGAQLPPHVWAVAAGWALVCGIGGFVYFWKAEERYGRG; via the coding sequence GTGGTGAGCCAGACAGCAGCCCCGCCTGCGCCCGCGCCCCCCTCACTCCTCCCCACGTACGAGCCCGGCGAGCTGGCCGCGCTCGCCGCCCGGCACGGACTGACCGTCAGCGGCGCCCGGCCGGACCTCCTGGAGTACGTCCGGCAGCTGTGGGGGCGAAGGCACTTCATCACGGCGTTCGCGACCGCCAAACTGACCGCGCAGTACAGCCAGGCGAAGCTCGGCCAGATATGGCAGATCATGACCCCGCTGCTCAACGCGGCGGTCTACTACTTCATCTTCGGCGTCCTGTTGAACACGAAGCGCGGGGTCCCCGACTTCGTGCCCTTCCTCGTCACCGGGGTCTTCATCTGGACCTTCACGGCCAGCTCGATCACGGCCGGCACCCGGGCCATCAGCGGCAACACCGGACTCGTGCGGGCCCTGCACTTCCCCCGCGCGTCCCTCCCCATCGCCCTGGCCCTCCAGCAGCTCCAGCAGCTGCTGTTCTCGCTGGGCGCGCTCTTCCTCATCCTGCTGGCCTTCGGCCAGTACCCGCGGCCGTCCTGGCTGCTGGCGGCCCCCGCGCTCGCCCTTCAGACCCTCTTCAACACGGGTGTCTCCATGGTCATGGCGCGTGTCGCCGCGAAGACCCCGGACATCGCCCAGCTGATGCCCTTCGTCCTGCGCACCTGGATGTACGCGTCGGGCGTCATGTGGAGCCTGGACCAGCTGCTCACCGAGGACCGGGTCCCCTCCTACGTCCTGCTGGCGCTGGAGTGCAACCCGGCGGCCGTCTACATCGACCTGATGCGCTACGCGCTGATCGACAGCTTCACCGGGGCGCAGCTGCCCCCGCACGTGTGGGCCGTCGCGGCGGGCTGGGCGCTCGTCTGCGGGATCGGCGGTTTCGTGTACTTCTGGAAGGCCGAGGAGCGGTACGGACGTGGCTGA
- a CDS encoding ABC transporter ATP-binding protein — MAETPGTRVPTVVVDDVHITYTVNGARTGRGSATSALNRIVSRGQPRGARTVHAVKGVSFAAYKGEAIGLIGSNGSGKSTLLKAIAGLLPPSRGRVHTRGRPSLLGVNAALMSDLTGERNVVLGGLAMGMTRAQIRERYQDIVDFSGINEKGDFITLPMRTYSSGMGARLRFSIAAAKSHDVLLIDEALSTGDAKFQRRSKDRIMELREQAGTVFLVSHSNRSITDTCDRAIWLEAGTLRMDGPAGEVVAAYQEYTGPVKAKKKK, encoded by the coding sequence GTGGCTGAGACCCCCGGCACCCGAGTCCCCACCGTCGTCGTCGACGACGTGCACATCACCTACACCGTCAACGGCGCGCGCACCGGGCGGGGCAGCGCCACCTCCGCCCTGAACCGGATCGTCTCGCGCGGACAGCCTCGGGGCGCCCGCACGGTGCACGCCGTGAAGGGCGTCAGCTTCGCCGCCTACAAGGGTGAGGCCATCGGCCTGATCGGCTCCAACGGCTCCGGCAAGTCCACCCTCCTCAAAGCGATCGCGGGCCTGCTCCCGCCGTCCCGGGGCCGGGTGCACACCCGGGGCCGGCCCTCACTCCTCGGCGTCAACGCGGCCCTGATGAGCGACCTGACCGGTGAACGCAACGTCGTCCTCGGCGGGCTGGCCATGGGGATGACGCGCGCGCAGATCCGGGAGCGCTACCAGGACATCGTCGACTTCTCCGGGATCAACGAGAAGGGCGACTTCATCACGCTGCCGATGCGCACCTACTCCTCCGGCATGGGCGCCCGGCTGCGGTTCTCCATCGCCGCCGCCAAGAGCCACGACGTCCTGCTGATCGACGAGGCGCTGTCGACGGGCGACGCGAAGTTCCAGCGGCGCAGCAAGGACCGGATCATGGAGCTCCGCGAGCAGGCCGGCACGGTCTTCCTGGTCAGCCACAGCAACAGGTCGATCACCGACACCTGCGACCGGGCGATCTGGCTGGAGGCGGGCACCCTGCGGATGGACGGCCCGGCCGGGGAGGTCGTCGCCGCGTACCAGGAGTACACCGGGCCCGTGAAGGCCAAGAAGAAGAAGTGA